From Rhodamnia argentea isolate NSW1041297 chromosome 10, ASM2092103v1, whole genome shotgun sequence, a single genomic window includes:
- the LOC115729889 gene encoding receptor-like protein EIX2, translated as MMSCEFKTEFPQWIRTQVNAFEIALSNASITGALPDWLGLMSFYFLNLSYNQISGSLSKFSSSLFSLDLSHNSISGPIPQDIGLGMPRLDYLYLNDNLLSGPVPTSLCEMELFALHLGRNELVGKIPACWKHNPFLSILDLSSNKLSGVIPSSLGNLMGLGSIHLNNNSLHGEIPVTMNNCRNLIILDLGDNKISGSVPHWFGPSFLFLQILRLRGNMFNGSSPPQLCSLPALRILDLAVNNLTGMIPDCLGYMKGMKLHKSIHGGVSQKYNITSPEWNQQHVEQVVKGLDLDYTTLDLQLMVNLDLSSNRLIGPIPEVLTLLSILRGLNLSHNFLSGCIPAMIGDMKSLESLDLSNNHLSGAIPQSFSAFTSLSKLNLSHNNFTGPIPKGNQVQTLDDPSIYADNPLLCGDPLQNRCPGTEAPQAQEEDTNEESKLEKAMFYVVIMLGFATGFWGVIGVLVYKKNWRRIYFDYVDRKTDMVYVIVAVKAAELRRRFRRE; from the coding sequence ATGATGTCTTGCGAGTTCAAAACGGAATTTCCCCAGTGGATAAGAACGCAAGTGAATGCATTTGAGATAGCTTTGTCCAACGCCTCCATCACAGGAGCTCTCCCAGATTGGCTAGGTCTCATGTCATTCTACTTCCTGAATCTCTCTTACAACCAAATAAGTGGATCTCTTTCCAAGTTTTCTTCTAGCCTGTTTTCATTAGATCTCTCTCACAACTCAATCTCAGGACCTATTCCGCAAGATATTGGCCTAGGGATGCCTCGATTGGATTACTTGTATCTGAATGATAATCTCTTGAGTGGTCCAGTACCAACCTCATTATGTGAGATGGAATTGTTTGCGTTGCACCTTGGAAGGAATGAATTAGTTGGCAAAATTCCTGCATGTTGGAAGCATAACCCGTTTTTGAGTATCCTTGATTTATCATCCAACAAATTGTCCGGAGTCATACCGAGTTCTTTGGGAAATTTAATGGGGCTGGGGTCAATACACTTGAACAACAACAGTCTCCATGGAGAAATTCCTGTGACTATGAACAATTGCAGGAACTTGATCATTTTGGATCTTGGGGATAACAAAATCTCTGGAAGTGTTCCACATTGGTTTGGACCAAGCTTTTTGTTTCTACAGATTCTTAGACTGCGAGGAAACATGTTCAATGGTAGTAGTCCTCCACAGCTATGCTCACTCCCGGCACTGCGCATATTGGACCTAGCCGTGAATAACCTCACAGGAATGATTCCAGATTGTCTTGGCTATATGAAAGGTATGAAACTGCACAAAAGCATACATGGAGGCGTCTCACAAAAGTATAACATCACTTCACCAGAGTGGAATCAACAGCATGTGGAGCAGGTCGTGAAAGGGTTGGACCTTGACTACACAACACTGGATCTACAGCTTATGGTCAATTTGGATCTCTCGAGCAACAGATTGATTGGGCCGATCCCTGAAGTGCTTACCTTGCTCTCCATATTGCGAGGCTTGAACTTATCCCACAACTTTCTTTCTGGATGCATCCCGGCTATGATTGGAGACATGAAATCACTCGAGTCACTTGATCTTTCGAACAATCACCTTTCAGGAGCAATCCCACAGAGCTTTTCTGCATTTACATCACTGAGCAAGCTGAACTTATCACACAACAACTTCACGGGGCCAATTCCCAAAGGCAATCAAGTCCAGACCCTTGATGATCCTTCCATTTATGCCGACAATCCTCTACTTTGTGGCGATCCTCTACAAAATAGATGCCCCGGCACGGAGGCCCCTCAAGCACAAGAAGAAGATACCAATGAAGAAAGCAAGCTTGAAAAGGCGATGTTCTACGTAGTCATAATGCTCGGGTTTGCGACTGGGTTTTGGGGAGTTATTGGAGTTTTGGTGTACAAGAAGAATTGGAGACGCATCTACTTCGACTATGTGGATCGTAAAACAGACATGGTCTACGTGATTGTTGCAGTGAAGGCAGCTGAGTTGAGAAGGAGATTCAGAAGGGAATAA
- the LOC115729892 gene encoding receptor-like protein EIX1 has protein sequence MKQLRYLNLSHSVGFATVSRDWGNLTELEVLDLHNYNYTVAVEDIQWVSHLHALKYLDMSGLTITGSEDPMQLFSMLPSLSHLSLSACGLHKLHLPTSLHLQYLDLSDNFFRGPISSTLFQNMTSLRHLDLSMSFNYISVSFFEGLIPSSIFQNMTSLQHLDLSLNYFKGSIPRAIFQSMTSLQHLDLSSNSFEGPIPCAAFQNTTSLSSLDLSQNSFEGLIPSSIFHNMVSLWNLDLSTNLFEGPIPSPIFQNKTSLQFLDLSGNHLNSSIPRGFNNLGSLVDLNLEYNVLQSIEGGLFCFLRNKPFLESLFLGHNELHEIFSVERNSSGLIGKNLEQLRINNNFLQGAFPEWMVHLKSLTILDLSHNQLTGNIPEALGSLPVLSFLGLGNNLLNGTIPHSLGQLQDLDTLDLSANSLRGTVSEIHFSKLSKLSSLDISYNYLAFEVDSNWIPPFNLSHIRMMSCTFGTEFPLWIRTQVNAEEIVLSNASITGALPDWLSLMSISHLNLSYNQINGSLPKFSSNLYSLDLSHNSISGPIPQDIGLAMPLINYFFLNDNLLSGPVPTTLCEMELVVLNLGRNGLVGKIPSCWTENSFLVILDLSSNKLSGVIPSSLGNSSALSSIHLNNNSLHGEIPVTISYCRYLRILDLGENKIFGSVPHWFGPSFQFLEILRLRENTFNGSIPSQLCLLSAVRILDLAVNNLTGTIPNCLGHMKGMKLSNSLSPAYDGAAIPLPFNITPTVWNQQHVKQFVKGIDLDYTTLDLQLMVNLDLSSNKLIGPIPEELTLLSILRGMNLSRNFLSGDIPAMIGDMKSLESLDLSSNHLSGTIPQSFSAFTSLSKLNLSHNNFTGPIPKGNQIQTLDDPSIYADNPLLCGDPLQKKCPGAEAPQVPEEGTHEESKLEKAMFYVVILLGFATGFWGVIGVLVYKKNWRCAYFDYVDRKTDMVYVIVAVKATELRRRFRRP, from the coding sequence ATGAAGCAGTTAAGGTACCTTAACCTGTCCCACTCTGTTGGTTTTGCAACTGTTTCTCGTGACTGGGGAAATCTCACTGAATTGGAAGTCCTCGATCTCCATAATTACAATTACACGGTTGCCGTTGAAGACATTCAATGGGTTTCGCATCTTCATGCATTGAAGTACCTTGACATGAGCGGCCTGACTATTACCGGATCTGAAGACCCCATGCAGCTTTTCAGCATGCTCCCATCTTTATCACATTTGAGCCTGTCAGCCTGTGGGCTTCATAAACTTCACCTGCCTACTTCTCTTCATCTTCAGTACCTTGATctttcggataattttttccgAGGTCCTATCTCGAGCACTCTATTTCAAAACATGACTTCTCTCCGGCACCTTGATCTTTCAATGAGTTTTAACTATATTTCAGTGAGTTTTTTCGAAGGTCTCATTCCGAGCTCTATATTTCAAAACATGACTTCTCTCCAGCACCTTGATCTTTCACTAAACTATTTCAAAGGTTCCATCCCACGCGCTATATTTCAAAGCATGACTTCTCTCCAGCATCTTGATCTTTCATCGAATAGTTTTGAAGGTCCCATACCATGCGCTGCATTTCAAAACACGACTTCTCTCTCGAGCCTTGATCTTTCACAGAATTCTTTCGAAGGTCTCATCCCAAGCTCTATATTTCATAACATGGTTTCTCTGTGGAACCTTGATCTTTCAACTAATCTTTTCGAAGGCCCCATCCCGAGCCCTatatttcaaaacaaaacttcTCTCCAGTTCCTTGACCTTTCAGGGAACCATTTGAACTCTTCAATACCAAGGGGGTTCAATAACTTGGGAAGTCTTGTCGATCTCAATCTTGAATACAATGTCTTGCAAAGCATTGAAGGAGGGTTGTTCTGTTTCTTAAGGAACAAACCATTCCTCGAGTCACTATTCTTGGGGCATAACGAACTTCATGAGATATTTTCAGTTGAGCGAAATTCTTCAGGGCTTATCGGGAAAAACTTGGAGCAACTGCggataaataataattttcttcaGGGAGCTTTTCCAGAATGGATGGTGCACTTGAAAAGCCTGACGATACTTGACCTGTCACATAATCAATTAACAGGGAATATTCCAGAGGCGTTAGGAAGTTTGCCAGTCTTATCGTTTTTAGGTCTCGGTAACAATCTTCTAAATGGCACCATTCCACACAGTCTCGGACAACTTCAAGATCTTGACACTTTAGATCTTTCCGCAAATTCCTTGAGAGGAACAGTTTCCGAAATCCACTTCTCCAAGCTCTCGAAGCTATCGTCCTTGGATATCAGCTACAATTATTTAGCTTTCGAGGTGGATTCCAACTGGATACCGCCCTTCAATCTCTCGCACATTCGGATGATGTCTTGCACGTTTGGAACGGAATTTCCCCTGTGGATAAGAACGCAAGTTAATGCAGAAGAGATAGTTTTGTCCAATGCCTCCATCACAGGAGCTCTCCCAGATTGGCTAAGTCTCATGTCAATATCCCACCTGAATCTCTCTTACAACCAAATAAATGGATCTCTTCCGAAGTTTTCTTCTAACCTGTACTCGTTAGATCTCTCTCACAACTCAATCTCAGGACCTATTCCGCAAGATATTGGCCTAGCAATGCCTCTTATAAATTACTTTTTTCTGAATGATAACCTCTTAAGTGGTCCAGTACCGACCACATTATGCGAGATGGAATTGGTTGTGTTGAACCTTGGAAGGAATGGATTAGTTGGCAAAATTCCTTCATGTTGGACGGAGAACTCCTTTTTGGTTATCCTGGATTTATCGTCCAACAAGTTGTCCGGAGTCATACCGAGTTCTTTGGGAAATTCAAGTGCGCTTAGCTCAATACACTTGAACAACAACAGTCTCCATGGCGAAATTCCGGTGACTATAAGCTATTGCAGGTACTTGCGGATTTTGGATCTTGGCGAGAACAAAATCTTTGGAAGTGTTCCACATTGGTTTGGGCCAAGTTTTCAGTTTCTAGAGATTCTTAGACTGCGAGAAAACACGTTCAATGGTAGTATCCCTTCCCAGCTATGCTTACTCTCTGCAGTGCGCATATTGGACCTAGCAGTGAATAATCTGACAGGAACGATTCCAAATTGTCTTGGCCATATGAAAGGTATGAAACTGAGCAACTCACTCTCCCCTGCTTATGATGGGGCGGCAATTCCCTTGCCTTTTAACATCACTCCAACAGTGTGGAATCAACAGCATGTGAAGCAGTTTGTGAAGGGGATAGACCTTGACTACACAACACTGGATCTACAGCTTATGGTCAATTTGGATCTCTCAAGCAACAAATTGATTGGGCCGATCCCCGAAGAGCTTACCTTGCTCTCCATATTGCGAGGCATGAACTTATCACGCAACTTTCTTTCTGGAGACATCCCGGCTATGATTGGAGATATGAAATCACTCGAGTCACTTGATCTTTCTAGCAATCACCTTTCAGGGACAATACCACAGAGTTTTTCTGCGTTTACATCACTGAGCAAACTAAACTTGTCGCACAACAACTTCACAGGGCCAATTCCCAAAGGAAATCAAATCCAGACCCTTGATGATCCTTCCATTTATGCCGACAATCCTCTACTTTGTGGCGATCCTCTACAAAAGAAATGCCCCGGCGCGGAGGCCCCTCAAGTGCCAGAAGAAGGTACCCATGAAGAAAGTAAGCTTGAGAAGGCGATGTTCTACGTGGTCATATTGCTCGGGTTTGCGACTGGGTTTTGGGGAGTTATAGGAGTTTTGGTGTACAAGAAGAATTGGAGATGCGCCTACTTCGACTATGTGGATCGTAAAACAGACATGGTCTATGTCATTGTTGCAGTGAAGGCAACTGAGTTGAGGAGGAGATTCAGAAGACCATAA